One genomic segment of Burkholderia pyrrocinia includes these proteins:
- the mutS gene encoding DNA mismatch repair protein MutS: MTTLSPEAFAGHTPMMQQYLRIKADHPDTLVFYRMGDFYELFFEDAEKASRLLDLTLTQRGASAGTPIKMAGVPHHAVEQYLAKLVKMGESVAICEQIGDPATSKGPVERKVVRVVTPGTLTDAALLSDKNDVYLLAMCTGHNKRGVAVNIGLAWLNLASGALRLAEIEPEQLGAALERIRPAEILTADGATDAVPAGTGATKRVPAWHFDIASGTQRLCDQLDVASLDGFGAHSLTSACGAAGALLLYAAATQGQQLRHVRSLKVENETEYIGLDPATRRNLELTETLRGTESPTLYSLLDTCCTTMGSRLLRHWLHHPPRASVAAQSRQQAIGALLDAPANASLDALRSALRQIADVERITGRLALLSARPRDLSSLRDTFAALPALRERISAIVANADALTRVDAALAPPAECLDLLTSAIAPEPAAMVRDGGVIARGYDAELDELRDISENCGQFLIDLEARERTRTGIANLRVEYNKVHGFYIEVTRGQTDKVPDDYRRRQTLKNAERYITPELKTFEDKALSAQERALARERALYDAVLQALLPFIPECQRVASALAELDLLAAFAERARALDWVAPTFTDEIGIEIEQGRHPVVEAQVEQFIANDCRFGTERKLLLITGPNMGGKSTFMRQTALIALMAYVGSYVPAKSACFGPIDRIFTRIGAADDLAGGRSTFMVEMTEAAAILNDATPQSLVLMDEIGRGTSTFDGLALAWAIARHLLAHNTCYTLFATHYFELTQLPAEFPQAANVHLSAVEHGHGIVFLHAVNEGPANQSYGLQVAQLAGVPAPVIRAARKHLAYLEQQSAAQHTPQLDLFSAQPVVADDLECADAPALPARPHPALDKLRDIDPDDLKPREALDLLYELRTLVRSHDADGHA; this comes from the coding sequence ATGACCACGCTGTCGCCCGAAGCCTTCGCCGGCCATACCCCAATGATGCAGCAGTATCTGCGCATCAAGGCCGACCATCCCGACACGCTCGTCTTCTACCGGATGGGCGACTTTTACGAGCTATTTTTCGAAGATGCGGAAAAGGCCTCGCGCCTGCTCGACCTGACCCTCACGCAGCGCGGCGCCTCGGCCGGCACGCCGATCAAGATGGCCGGCGTGCCGCATCACGCAGTCGAGCAGTATCTTGCGAAGCTCGTGAAGATGGGCGAATCGGTCGCGATCTGCGAGCAGATCGGCGATCCGGCCACGTCGAAAGGCCCCGTCGAGCGCAAGGTCGTGCGCGTCGTCACGCCCGGCACGCTGACCGATGCCGCGCTGCTGTCCGACAAGAACGACGTCTACCTGCTCGCGATGTGCACGGGCCACAACAAGCGCGGCGTCGCGGTCAACATCGGCCTCGCGTGGCTGAACCTCGCAAGCGGCGCGCTGCGGCTCGCCGAAATCGAACCCGAGCAGCTCGGCGCCGCGCTCGAGCGTATCCGGCCGGCCGAAATCCTGACGGCGGACGGCGCGACCGACGCCGTACCGGCAGGCACCGGCGCAACCAAGCGCGTGCCGGCGTGGCACTTCGACATCGCATCCGGCACGCAACGCCTGTGCGACCAGCTCGATGTCGCGAGCCTCGACGGTTTCGGTGCGCATTCCTTGACGAGCGCCTGCGGCGCCGCGGGCGCGCTGCTGCTCTACGCAGCGGCCACGCAAGGCCAGCAACTGCGGCACGTGCGCAGCCTGAAGGTCGAGAACGAAACCGAATACATCGGGCTCGATCCGGCCACCCGTCGCAACCTCGAACTGACCGAGACGCTGCGCGGCACCGAGTCGCCGACGCTGTATTCGCTGCTGGACACCTGCTGCACGACGATGGGCAGCCGCCTGCTGCGTCACTGGCTGCATCATCCGCCGCGCGCGTCGGTCGCCGCGCAGTCGCGCCAGCAGGCGATCGGCGCGCTGCTCGATGCGCCGGCGAATGCAAGCCTCGATGCGCTGCGCAGCGCGCTGCGCCAGATCGCCGACGTCGAGCGGATCACCGGGCGTCTCGCGCTGCTGTCCGCGCGTCCGCGCGACCTGTCGAGCCTGCGCGACACGTTCGCCGCGCTGCCGGCGCTGCGCGAGCGCATCAGTGCGATCGTCGCGAATGCGGACGCGCTCACCCGCGTCGATGCAGCACTCGCGCCGCCCGCCGAATGCCTCGACCTGCTGACGAGCGCGATTGCGCCCGAGCCGGCTGCCATGGTGCGCGACGGCGGCGTGATCGCACGCGGCTACGACGCCGAGCTCGACGAGCTACGCGACATCTCGGAGAACTGCGGGCAGTTCCTGATCGATCTCGAAGCGCGCGAGCGCACGCGCACCGGCATCGCGAACCTGCGCGTCGAATACAACAAGGTGCACGGCTTCTACATCGAGGTCACGCGCGGCCAGACCGACAAGGTGCCCGACGATTATCGCCGCCGCCAGACGCTGAAGAACGCCGAGCGCTATATCACGCCCGAACTGAAAACCTTCGAGGACAAGGCACTGTCCGCGCAGGAACGCGCGCTGGCGCGCGAGCGCGCGCTGTACGATGCGGTGCTGCAGGCGCTGCTGCCGTTCATCCCCGAGTGCCAGCGCGTCGCATCGGCACTCGCCGAACTCGACCTGCTCGCCGCATTCGCCGAACGCGCGCGCGCGCTCGACTGGGTCGCGCCGACCTTCACCGACGAGATCGGCATCGAAATCGAACAGGGCCGCCACCCGGTCGTCGAAGCGCAGGTCGAACAGTTCATCGCGAACGACTGCCGGTTCGGCACCGAGCGCAAGCTGCTGCTGATCACCGGTCCGAACATGGGCGGTAAATCGACGTTCATGCGGCAGACCGCGCTGATCGCGCTGATGGCTTACGTCGGCAGCTACGTGCCGGCAAAGTCGGCATGCTTCGGTCCGATCGACCGGATCTTCACGCGCATCGGCGCCGCCGACGATCTCGCGGGCGGCCGCTCGACGTTCATGGTCGAGATGACCGAGGCTGCGGCGATCCTCAACGACGCGACCCCGCAAAGCCTCGTGCTGATGGACGAGATCGGGCGCGGCACGTCGACGTTCGACGGCCTCGCGCTCGCATGGGCCATCGCGCGCCACCTGCTTGCGCACAACACCTGCTACACGCTGTTCGCGACGCACTACTTCGAGCTGACGCAACTGCCGGCCGAATTCCCGCAAGCGGCCAACGTCCACCTGTCGGCCGTCGAGCACGGCCACGGCATCGTGTTCCTGCATGCGGTCAACGAAGGCCCGGCCAACCAGAGCTACGGCCTGCAGGTCGCGCAGCTCGCGGGTGTCCCGGCGCCCGTGATCCGCGCCGCGCGCAAGCATCTCGCCTATCTCGAACAACAGTCGGCGGCACAGCACACGCCGCAACTCGACTTGTTCAGCGCGCAGCCGGTGGTCGCCGACGATCTCGAATGCGCGGACGCGCCGGCGCTGCCCGCCAGGCCGCATCCGGCGCTCGACAAGCTGCGCGACATCGACCCCGACGATCTCAAGCCGCGCGAGGCGCTCGACCTGCTGTATGAGCTGCGCACGCTGGTCCGGTCGCACGATGCCGACGGGCACGCGTAA
- a CDS encoding DUF4382 domain-containing protein, producing the protein MNNFFKSALCAAFVPFVLAGCGGGDGGGSVQNGTLHVAMTDAPSCGFDHVFVTVSQVRVNASSNAGDNDAGWSTITLPTPQKIDLLSLTNGTLADLGQTALPAGQYQQVRLVLAQNQGNTLANSVVPTGGTEQALATPSATQSGYKIITPFTVQPNTLVDLVLDFNACKSIVQRGNGAYALKPVVTATPTVVSGAISGYVAQAEAGATVYAEQGGKVVRGTVADSTGKFVLSPLIQSSTQGNYDVVIVQNNVASGVVRSVPVVVNTSTAVSTSNVPIALPASAMSTVSGTVTASANALVRALQTVDANAYEITSVNANLDTGAYALSVPTAAPIVGTYSGSLPVALAAAPAAAGQYTIEADAASGATQSTNVNATTSQTNVNFSF; encoded by the coding sequence ATGAATAATTTTTTTAAAAGTGCGCTTTGCGCTGCATTCGTGCCCTTCGTTCTTGCCGGTTGCGGCGGCGGAGACGGCGGCGGCAGCGTGCAGAACGGCACGCTGCACGTCGCGATGACCGATGCACCGTCGTGCGGCTTCGATCATGTGTTCGTCACCGTGTCGCAGGTGCGCGTGAACGCCAGCTCGAACGCCGGCGACAACGACGCGGGCTGGTCGACGATCACGCTGCCGACGCCGCAGAAGATCGACTTGCTGTCGCTGACCAACGGTACGCTCGCTGATCTCGGCCAGACCGCGCTGCCGGCCGGCCAGTACCAGCAGGTCCGCCTCGTGCTCGCGCAGAACCAGGGCAACACGCTCGCGAACTCGGTCGTGCCGACGGGCGGCACCGAGCAGGCGCTCGCGACACCGAGCGCGACGCAAAGCGGCTACAAGATCATCACGCCCTTCACGGTCCAGCCGAACACGCTCGTCGACCTTGTGCTCGATTTCAATGCGTGCAAGTCGATCGTGCAGCGCGGGAACGGCGCCTATGCACTCAAGCCCGTCGTGACGGCGACACCGACCGTCGTGAGCGGCGCGATATCGGGCTACGTCGCGCAGGCCGAAGCGGGCGCGACGGTCTACGCCGAACAGGGTGGCAAGGTCGTGCGCGGCACGGTGGCCGATAGCACCGGTAAGTTCGTGCTGTCGCCGCTGATCCAAAGCTCGACGCAGGGCAACTACGACGTCGTGATCGTGCAGAACAACGTCGCGTCGGGTGTCGTGCGCTCGGTGCCGGTTGTCGTGAACACAAGCACGGCCGTGTCGACGTCGAACGTGCCGATCGCGCTGCCGGCCTCGGCGATGAGCACGGTCAGCGGCACGGTGACGGCGAGCGCGAACGCGCTGGTGCGCGCGCTGCAGACGGTCGATGCAAACGCATACGAGATTACGTCGGTCAACGCGAACCTGGACACGGGCGCGTACGCGCTGTCGGTGCCGACGGCCGCGCCGATCGTCGGCACGTACTCGGGTTCGCTGCCGGTCGCGCTGGCTGCCGCGCCGGCGGCGGCAGGCCAATATACGATCGAAGCGGACGCAGCGTCGGGGGCAACGCAATCGACGAACGTCAATGCAACGACGAGCCAGACGAACGTCAATTTCAGTTTCTGA
- a CDS encoding NAD(P)/FAD-dependent oxidoreductase, translating into MLRLSEVKLPLDHPESALEAAIRARLAELGVAADGLLRYTVFRRAHDARKRSDIKLTYIVDVEVKDEAAALKRLAGKPHCGVTPDMAYRFVAKAPEHTAFLRPVVIGMGPCGLFAGLILAQMGFRPIILERGKAVRERTKDTFGLWRKSVLNPESNVQFGEGGAGTFSDGKLYSQIKDPNHYGRKVLDEFVKAGAPEDILYLSRPHIGTFRLVSMVEKMRASIHELGGEVRFETRVDDIEIDQGKVRSLTLSNGETLRCDHVVLAVGHSARDTFEMLHDRGVYIEAKPFSLGFRIEHPQGLIDRSRFGKFAGHKQLGAADYKVVHHCSNGRAVYSFCMCPGGTVVAATSEPGRVVTNGMSQYSRAERNANAGIVVGITPDDYPGGPLAGIAFQRKWEERAFELGGGDYRAPGQLVGDFIAGRPSTSLGSVEPSYKPGVNPTDLSTALPDYVIEAIREALPQIDKKIAGFAMHDAVLTGVETRTSSPIRIRRKDDYQSMNVEGLYPAGEGAGYAGGIYSAAIDGIEVAQAVALSLTSAHAS; encoded by the coding sequence ATGTTACGGCTAAGCGAAGTTAAACTCCCCCTCGACCATCCCGAAAGCGCGCTCGAAGCCGCGATTCGCGCGCGCCTCGCGGAGCTTGGCGTGGCGGCAGACGGGCTGCTCCGTTACACCGTGTTCCGCCGTGCGCACGATGCCCGCAAGCGCTCCGACATCAAGCTGACGTATATCGTCGATGTCGAAGTCAAGGACGAAGCGGCCGCGCTCAAGCGACTCGCCGGCAAGCCGCATTGCGGCGTGACGCCTGACATGGCGTACCGCTTTGTCGCGAAGGCCCCCGAGCACACCGCCTTCCTGCGCCCGGTTGTCATCGGCATGGGGCCGTGCGGCCTGTTTGCAGGACTGATCCTCGCGCAGATGGGCTTCCGCCCGATCATCCTCGAACGTGGCAAGGCCGTGCGCGAGCGCACCAAGGACACCTTCGGCCTGTGGCGCAAGAGCGTGCTCAACCCCGAATCCAACGTGCAGTTCGGCGAAGGCGGGGCCGGGACGTTTTCCGACGGCAAGCTGTACAGCCAGATCAAGGATCCCAACCACTATGGCCGCAAGGTGCTGGACGAATTCGTCAAGGCAGGCGCGCCGGAAGACATCCTGTATTTGAGCCGGCCGCACATCGGCACGTTCCGCCTCGTCAGCATGGTCGAAAAGATGCGCGCGTCCATCCACGAACTGGGTGGTGAAGTGCGCTTCGAAACCCGGGTCGACGACATCGAAATCGATCAGGGCAAGGTACGGTCGCTCACGCTCTCGAACGGGGAAACGCTCCGGTGCGACCACGTGGTGCTGGCCGTGGGTCACAGCGCGCGCGATACCTTCGAGATGCTGCACGATCGCGGTGTGTATATCGAAGCCAAGCCGTTTTCGCTGGGTTTTCGCATCGAACATCCGCAGGGGCTGATCGATCGCAGCCGCTTCGGCAAGTTTGCGGGCCACAAGCAACTCGGTGCGGCCGACTACAAGGTGGTCCACCACTGCAGCAATGGACGGGCCGTCTACAGCTTCTGCATGTGCCCCGGAGGCACGGTGGTCGCGGCGACCTCCGAGCCGGGCCGCGTGGTCACCAATGGCATGAGCCAGTATTCCCGGGCCGAGCGCAACGCGAATGCGGGCATCGTCGTCGGCATCACGCCGGATGACTATCCCGGCGGTCCGCTGGCGGGTATCGCGTTCCAGCGCAAATGGGAAGAGCGCGCATTCGAACTCGGCGGCGGCGATTACCGCGCGCCGGGCCAACTGGTCGGGGATTTCATCGCAGGCCGGCCGTCAACGTCGCTTGGCTCCGTCGAGCCATCGTACAAGCCCGGCGTGAACCCGACCGATCTCAGCACCGCACTCCCGGACTACGTGATCGAAGCAATCCGTGAAGCATTGCCCCAGATCGACAAGAAGATCGCGGGCTTCGCGATGCACGATGCCGTGCTCACCGGCGTGGAGACGCGCACTTCGTCACCGATCCGGATTCGACGCAAAGACGATTACCAAAGCATGAACGTCGAAGGGCTGTATCCGGCCGGCGAAGGCGCGGGGTATGCGGGTGGCATCTATTCGGCAGCCATCGACGGCATCGAAGTCGCGCAAGCGGTGGCACTCAGTCTGACGTCGGCGCACGCGTCCTGA
- a CDS encoding inositol monophosphatase family protein, translated as MHPMLNIAVKAARRAGQIINRASLDLDLIEIRRKQQNDFVTEVDKAAEDAIIETLKTAYPDHAILAEESGESENESEFKWIIDPLDGTTNFIHGFPYYCVSIALEHKGVVTQAVVYDPNKNDLFTATRGRGAYLNDRRIRVGRRDRLSDALVGTGFPFREKDGLDAYARLFTEMTQACTGLRRPGAAALDLANVAAGRLDAFFEQGINVWDMAAGSLLITEAGGLVGNYTGDADFLHRHEIVAANPKIYAQMIPILNRYSRVHPAAE; from the coding sequence ATGCATCCCATGCTCAACATTGCTGTCAAGGCTGCGCGCCGCGCCGGACAGATCATCAACCGCGCGTCACTCGATCTCGACCTGATCGAAATTCGCAGGAAGCAGCAGAACGACTTCGTCACCGAAGTGGACAAGGCCGCCGAAGACGCGATCATCGAGACGCTGAAGACCGCCTACCCCGATCACGCGATCCTCGCGGAGGAATCGGGCGAATCGGAGAACGAATCCGAATTCAAGTGGATCATCGATCCGCTCGACGGCACGACCAACTTCATCCACGGCTTCCCGTACTACTGCGTATCGATCGCGCTCGAACACAAGGGCGTCGTCACGCAGGCCGTCGTCTACGATCCGAACAAGAACGACCTGTTCACGGCCACGCGTGGCCGCGGCGCGTACCTGAACGACCGCCGCATCCGCGTCGGCCGCCGCGACCGCCTCTCCGACGCGCTGGTCGGCACGGGCTTCCCGTTCCGCGAGAAGGACGGCCTCGACGCGTACGCGCGCCTCTTCACCGAAATGACGCAGGCCTGCACGGGCCTGCGCCGCCCGGGCGCGGCGGCACTCGATCTCGCGAACGTCGCGGCCGGCCGCCTCGACGCGTTCTTCGAACAGGGCATCAACGTGTGGGATATGGCGGCGGGCAGCCTGCTGATCACCGAGGCCGGCGGCCTCGTCGGCAACTACACGGGCGACGCCGATTTCCTGCATCGCCATGAGATCGTCGCCGCGAACCCGAAGATCTACGCGCAGATGATCCCGATCCTGAATCGCTACAGCCGCGTGCATCCGGCGGCCGAGTAA